A single genomic interval of Parvularcula marina harbors:
- a CDS encoding HlyD family type I secretion periplasmic adaptor subunit codes for MNTATAFSDRSIRLSVLAIIIGFGGFVIWGTFAKLDEGVTASGQIVVQDNRKEIQHLEGGMISAVHVKEGQMVKEGDVLMELAPLQSESARDELAQEFAVSSANMIRLTALRSEEKTVDFAPLNDIPIDDITRVDIIERQQSLFNQQWAALNAELSVLESRRTALRTRRNDVAGEIDATERALTTAREDLALRRELLEEKLETIGNVSRLEREVSNLEAQLSGLKGERNQAIRNSEEVTNQIREAKARFQERVGRELLEAQATSLASRERLLAMDDRLARTVLRAPQSGTVLNLAATTIGGVVSPGQTVMEIVPDTDDLIVIVRLSPTDRDAVQPGQDVEAQFTAYKSFQVQRLDGKVLGVSADLIQDEVSGAFFYETRVQLDASSLDPNGRIQIIPGMPVDTFIASGSKRSFFDYVFEPIRSTMQRGTRMS; via the coding sequence ATGAATACGGCTACCGCATTCTCGGATCGCTCGATCCGGCTCTCCGTTCTCGCCATCATCATCGGCTTCGGCGGCTTCGTTATCTGGGGCACATTTGCCAAGCTCGACGAGGGCGTCACTGCCTCCGGCCAGATTGTGGTTCAGGATAACCGCAAGGAAATCCAGCACCTTGAAGGCGGCATGATCAGCGCTGTCCACGTCAAGGAAGGTCAGATGGTCAAAGAGGGCGATGTCCTCATGGAACTGGCGCCCCTTCAATCTGAATCCGCTCGCGACGAACTCGCACAGGAATTTGCGGTCAGCTCGGCGAACATGATCCGCCTCACCGCTCTTCGCTCCGAAGAGAAGACGGTCGATTTCGCTCCGCTGAACGATATTCCGATCGATGACATTACTCGTGTCGATATCATTGAGCGCCAGCAGTCTCTCTTCAATCAGCAATGGGCTGCCCTGAATGCGGAGCTTTCCGTTCTGGAAAGCCGCCGGACAGCGTTGCGTACACGTCGCAATGACGTTGCCGGTGAGATCGACGCCACCGAACGGGCCCTGACAACCGCCCGCGAAGATCTCGCTTTGCGCCGCGAGCTGCTTGAGGAAAAACTCGAGACCATCGGCAATGTCAGCCGTCTCGAGCGTGAAGTTTCAAACCTTGAGGCCCAGCTTTCGGGGCTGAAAGGCGAGCGCAACCAGGCGATCCGGAATAGTGAGGAAGTCACCAACCAGATCCGCGAAGCCAAAGCCCGCTTTCAGGAGCGTGTCGGCCGGGAACTGCTTGAAGCTCAGGCCACGTCACTTGCCTCCCGCGAACGGCTGCTCGCAATGGATGACCGCCTTGCCCGTACCGTCCTTCGTGCACCACAAAGCGGCACTGTGCTCAATCTTGCGGCGACCACCATTGGTGGGGTCGTCAGCCCGGGCCAGACCGTCATGGAAATCGTGCCGGACACGGATGACCTGATCGTCATCGTTAGGCTCTCCCCGACGGACCGTGACGCGGTTCAGCCCGGTCAGGACGTTGAAGCCCAGTTCACCGCCTATAAGTCATTTCAGGTGCAACGGCTGGACGGTAAGGTCCTGGGTGTGAGCGCCGACCTTATTCAGGACGAAGTCTCTGGCGCCTTCTTCTACGAGACTCGCGTACAGCTCGATGCGTCTTCACTTGATCCGAACGGCCGAATCCAGATTATTCCGGGCATGCCGGTCGATACATTTATCGCCTCGGGGAGCAAACGTAGCTTTTTCGATTACGTCTTTGAGCCGATCCGTTCGACCATGCAGCGCGGCACGCGGATGAGCTGA